One Luteibacter sp. 9135 DNA segment encodes these proteins:
- a CDS encoding class I SAM-dependent methyltransferase, protein MTIASFTSGSTATRTDADLIGSNKRFYDALWSEAKLFSPDRFNTWPLVAELTAQTTRRLEVAPGLRPRLPLEGTQFVDLSRPALAELGRHGARVANAMIGALPFRDASFDFVCAFDILEHVVDDEGALGELARVAEPGARLLISVPLHPDAWTAFDDFVGHYRRYEPEAIRDLLARHGFTIERSAVYGMQPKSSKLLDLGQWYLTHQRARAMWWYNRVFMPLGVRFQKALSFTPGFEPGPGVDEVLLVCRKAAT, encoded by the coding sequence ATGACCATCGCATCATTCACCTCGGGCTCGACGGCCACGCGGACCGACGCCGACCTGATCGGCAGCAACAAGCGCTTCTACGACGCGCTGTGGTCCGAGGCCAAGCTGTTTTCGCCCGACCGCTTCAATACGTGGCCGCTGGTGGCCGAGTTGACGGCGCAGACCACCCGCCGGCTTGAGGTCGCCCCGGGCCTGCGCCCACGGCTGCCCCTGGAAGGCACCCAGTTCGTGGACCTCAGCCGCCCGGCCCTGGCCGAGCTGGGCCGGCACGGCGCACGGGTGGCCAACGCCATGATCGGCGCCCTGCCCTTCCGTGACGCCAGCTTCGACTTCGTCTGTGCCTTCGACATCCTGGAACACGTGGTGGATGACGAGGGGGCGCTGGGCGAGCTGGCGCGCGTGGCCGAACCCGGCGCCCGACTGCTGATCTCCGTACCGCTGCATCCCGACGCCTGGACGGCGTTCGACGACTTCGTCGGGCATTACCGCCGTTACGAGCCCGAGGCCATCCGTGACCTGCTGGCCCGCCACGGCTTCACGATCGAGCGCAGCGCCGTCTACGGCATGCAGCCGAAGTCGTCGAAGCTGCTCGACCTGGGTCAGTGGTACCTGACTCATCAACGCGCGCGCGCCATGTGGTGGTACAACCGCGTTTTCATGCCCCTGGGCGTCCGGTTCCAGAAGGCGCTGTCCTTCACGCCCGGCTTCGAGCCAGGCCCCGGTGTCGACGAAGTGCTGCTGGTCTGCCGCAAGGCAGCCACTTAA
- a CDS encoding polyhydroxyalkanoate depolymerase, protein MLYLMHEWQRSMLSPLTYWAEASAKMFGDAASPFARMPGADRAAAGYELMFRLGKAYEKPEFDIHSVHAHGHDVAIVEQVALAKPFCTLKRFKRFSDDQATVDTMKNDPAVLVVAPLSGHHSTLLRDTVRTLLRDHKVYITDWVDARMIPLDAGSFSLADYVAYIEEFIRHVGVHRAHVVSVCQPTVPVLAAVSLMAARGEATPATLTLMGGPIDTRKSPTSVDNLATTRPLSWFRNQLIHKVPYQYPGAGREVYPGFLQHAGFLAMNPSRHVMSHWDFYENLRKGDLDDAEQHRKFYDEYNAVLDMPAEYYLDTIETVFQEHRLPKGTWEIHGELVQPAKIKDTALLTIEGELDDISGAGQTEAAHGLCKGIAKKRKKHITIEGAGHYGIFSGRRWREVVYPDVRDFIKAHDKGNSNTGAQGNRPA, encoded by the coding sequence ATGCTCTATCTCATGCACGAATGGCAACGCTCGATGCTCAGCCCGCTGACCTACTGGGCCGAGGCGAGCGCGAAGATGTTCGGCGATGCCGCCAGCCCGTTTGCCCGCATGCCTGGCGCCGACCGCGCCGCCGCGGGTTACGAACTGATGTTCCGGCTGGGCAAGGCCTACGAAAAGCCGGAGTTCGACATTCACAGCGTGCACGCCCACGGGCATGACGTGGCCATCGTGGAACAGGTAGCGCTGGCCAAACCGTTCTGCACGCTCAAGCGTTTCAAGCGCTTCTCGGACGACCAGGCCACGGTCGACACGATGAAGAACGACCCCGCCGTGCTCGTGGTCGCCCCGCTGTCGGGCCACCACTCCACGCTGCTGCGCGATACGGTGCGCACCCTGCTGCGCGACCACAAGGTGTACATCACCGACTGGGTGGACGCCCGCATGATTCCCCTCGACGCCGGCTCGTTCTCACTGGCGGACTACGTGGCGTACATCGAGGAGTTCATCCGTCACGTGGGCGTGCACCGCGCGCACGTGGTGTCGGTCTGCCAGCCCACCGTGCCGGTGCTGGCCGCCGTCTCGCTGATGGCGGCACGTGGCGAAGCCACCCCGGCCACGCTGACGCTGATGGGCGGCCCGATCGATACCCGCAAGAGTCCGACCAGCGTCGACAACCTGGCCACCACGCGCCCGCTGTCTTGGTTTCGCAACCAGCTGATCCACAAGGTGCCCTACCAGTACCCTGGCGCGGGCCGCGAGGTGTATCCGGGCTTCCTGCAGCACGCCGGCTTCCTCGCCATGAACCCGAGCCGGCACGTCATGTCGCACTGGGATTTCTACGAAAACCTGCGCAAGGGCGACCTCGACGACGCCGAGCAGCACCGCAAGTTCTACGACGAATACAACGCGGTGCTCGACATGCCGGCGGAATATTACCTCGACACCATCGAGACCGTGTTCCAGGAGCACCGCCTGCCCAAGGGCACGTGGGAAATCCACGGTGAGCTGGTGCAACCGGCGAAGATCAAGGACACCGCCCTGCTCACCATCGAGGGTGAACTGGACGACATTTCCGGAGCCGGCCAGACGGAAGCCGCGCACGGGCTATGCAAAGGCATTGCGAAGAAGCGCAAGAAGCACATCACCATCGAGGGCGCCGGACACTACGGCATCTTCAGCGGCCGCCGCTGGCGCGAAGTGGTTTACCCCGACGTGCGCGATTTCATCAAGGCGCACGATAAAGGCAACAGCAACACCGGCGCGCAGGGAAACCGGCCGGCCTGA
- a CDS encoding SLC13 family permease, translated as MTWLPDSLRNLRRDVLFLVLLAAALAFAVAQPSRIASWPGLVDWPTIATLTGLLILTKAVEHSGALNVAGRWLIDRTATRRIAALGLVALTALLSMLLTNDVSLFVMVPLTLSMCRIARMPATRLVIFEALAVNAGSMLTPIGNPQNLFLWQQWGNGFGGFVLAMLPLVAIVLVLLLAVTAMAFPAEPLEVHDGTEHAVERGLLVTAGVLYLPFLVLADLHHELWALLGVLAVFLVFRRRVVAAIDWGLLLTFVLMFIDLRMLAGLETIRSFIGGLGLDIPSHLYATGALASQLVSNVPAAILLAEYSHDWRTIAFGVNVGGFGFVLGSLANLIALRLLGERKAWATFHLWSTPFFIVVGLIGWALL; from the coding sequence ATGACGTGGCTACCCGACTCGTTGCGCAACCTGCGCCGCGACGTGCTCTTTCTTGTCCTACTGGCGGCTGCTCTGGCGTTCGCGGTGGCCCAGCCGTCGCGGATCGCGAGCTGGCCCGGCCTGGTGGACTGGCCGACCATCGCCACCCTCACGGGTCTGCTGATCCTGACCAAGGCCGTGGAACACAGCGGCGCGCTGAACGTCGCCGGCCGCTGGCTGATCGACCGAACCGCCACCCGGCGGATCGCCGCGCTGGGCCTGGTCGCGCTGACCGCCCTGCTGTCGATGCTGCTGACCAACGACGTGTCGTTGTTCGTCATGGTGCCGCTCACCCTCAGCATGTGTCGCATCGCCCGCATGCCGGCGACGCGCCTGGTGATTTTCGAGGCACTGGCCGTGAACGCCGGCTCGATGCTCACCCCGATCGGCAATCCGCAGAACCTTTTCCTGTGGCAGCAATGGGGCAATGGCTTCGGCGGGTTCGTGCTGGCCATGCTTCCCCTGGTGGCCATCGTGCTCGTGCTGTTGCTGGCAGTCACCGCGATGGCGTTTCCCGCCGAGCCGCTGGAAGTGCACGACGGCACCGAGCATGCGGTGGAGCGAGGCCTGCTGGTCACCGCAGGGGTCCTCTACCTGCCGTTCCTGGTGCTGGCGGACCTGCACCACGAGCTGTGGGCGCTGCTGGGCGTGCTGGCCGTTTTCCTGGTGTTCCGCCGCCGCGTGGTGGCCGCGATCGACTGGGGGCTGCTTCTGACCTTCGTGCTGATGTTCATCGACCTGCGCATGCTGGCCGGCCTGGAGACCATCCGTTCGTTCATCGGCGGTCTCGGTCTGGACATTCCGTCGCACCTGTACGCCACGGGTGCGCTGGCCTCGCAGCTGGTCAGCAACGTACCCGCAGCCATCCTGCTGGCAGAGTATTCACACGACTGGCGCACCATCGCGTTCGGCGTGAACGTGGGCGGCTTTGGTTTCGTGCTGGGCTCGCTGGCCAACCTGATCGCCCTGCGCCTGCTGGGCGAGCGTAAGGCCTGGGCCACGTTCCATCTGTGGTCCACGCCTTTCTTCATCGTCGTCGGCCTGATCGGCTGGGCGCTGTTGTAG
- a CDS encoding xanthine dehydrogenase family protein molybdopterin-binding subunit, protein MSGEVRLSRRRFLKYAAGTAGALVIGIGTAEALDRPPPLGLLGDAWAQVGPYLRVAADGRVYIGVRDPDNGEGTATSLARIIAEELDADWSQVIVEPLGLGVRSGNGEPDFIYGRQRSGDATSIPAAWADLRQAGALGRWLLLQAAARRLGLPADQLRSENGAVIASDGRRLSYADLASAAASVDAPSSPPPLKAADQYRLIGQPAGDVDARAAVTGQLRYTADDTVGNAVVAVLARCPYPGGTLDSADRDAAKKVEGVYDIIDITPEQGQAPGDTPQAPAIAVLASDTWAALSGRAALKAKWKPGATPEPNSYTLEQKALELFADDAATPSTVRSDGDIAAIRKKAARTLEATYFQPWVAHATAETPNCVVRLDPDTSITVIAATQSPRAAYAVVQRMTGFRPDQIDIQVPRGGGAFGRRLEQDYIAEAVAVALAKKDDAIRNRPVRLLWTRDDDLAHDYYRPLAVHRLNAFIDRKKALVGWQQRMASPSVLAGGNTPDNRLWQSELVADALPAGLVPNFRSDWYPLPSQLSRGEWRGSPNVTPTFASESFIDEIANLLKVNPLDFRLGMLGEGRQLPYSGRGGPIDTARLANVLKLAAEKIDWSRWLRSENGLGIACSYVFGAYVAHAIEVAPSGEGIDIHRAVCVADVGRVINPLGLEAQLQGATMDALSTALNLAITVKDGRVQQTGFRDYPLAATQPLPYEVETVIVPSMAEPTGASVIGVPSAAPALANAVFRATAVRIRRLPLLRELSRLR, encoded by the coding sequence ATGAGCGGCGAAGTCCGGCTGTCCCGTCGCCGCTTCCTCAAGTACGCCGCCGGCACCGCCGGTGCGCTGGTCATCGGCATCGGCACGGCGGAAGCGCTCGATCGTCCGCCGCCCCTGGGCCTGCTCGGCGATGCATGGGCGCAGGTCGGCCCCTACCTGCGCGTGGCCGCCGACGGCCGCGTGTACATCGGCGTGCGCGATCCTGACAACGGCGAAGGCACCGCCACCTCGCTGGCCCGGATCATCGCCGAGGAACTGGATGCCGACTGGTCGCAGGTGATCGTCGAACCGCTGGGCCTGGGCGTGCGATCGGGCAACGGCGAGCCGGATTTTATCTACGGACGCCAGCGCAGCGGCGATGCCACCAGCATTCCCGCCGCCTGGGCGGATCTGCGCCAGGCCGGCGCGCTCGGCCGCTGGCTGCTGCTACAGGCCGCCGCGCGGCGGCTCGGCCTGCCCGCCGACCAGCTGCGCAGCGAGAACGGCGCGGTGATCGCCAGCGACGGTCGCCGCCTCTCGTATGCCGACCTGGCGTCTGCGGCCGCGTCGGTGGATGCGCCCTCCAGCCCGCCGCCGCTGAAGGCGGCCGACCAGTACCGCCTCATCGGCCAGCCGGCGGGCGATGTCGATGCACGCGCCGCCGTCACCGGACAACTGCGTTACACCGCCGACGACACCGTCGGCAATGCCGTGGTCGCCGTGCTGGCGCGCTGCCCGTACCCGGGTGGCACGCTGGACAGCGCGGATCGCGATGCCGCGAAGAAGGTCGAGGGCGTCTACGACATCATCGACATCACGCCGGAGCAGGGCCAGGCGCCCGGTGACACACCCCAGGCGCCGGCCATCGCCGTCCTGGCGAGCGACACCTGGGCCGCCCTGTCCGGGCGCGCCGCACTGAAGGCCAAGTGGAAGCCGGGCGCCACGCCGGAGCCCAACAGCTACACGCTCGAACAGAAAGCCCTCGAACTGTTCGCCGATGATGCCGCCACGCCCAGCACCGTGCGCAGCGACGGCGACATCGCGGCCATCCGCAAGAAAGCCGCGCGCACGCTCGAAGCCACTTACTTCCAGCCGTGGGTGGCCCACGCCACCGCGGAAACGCCCAACTGCGTCGTCCGCCTCGATCCGGACACCAGCATCACCGTCATCGCCGCGACGCAGTCGCCGCGCGCCGCCTACGCGGTGGTCCAGCGGATGACCGGCTTCAGGCCGGACCAGATCGACATCCAGGTGCCACGTGGCGGCGGTGCGTTCGGCCGACGCCTCGAGCAGGACTACATCGCCGAGGCCGTCGCCGTGGCGCTGGCGAAGAAAGACGACGCCATCCGCAACCGCCCGGTGCGGCTGCTGTGGACACGCGACGACGACCTGGCGCACGACTACTACCGTCCGCTGGCCGTGCATCGTCTGAATGCCTTCATCGATCGCAAGAAAGCCCTCGTGGGCTGGCAACAGCGCATGGCCAGCCCTTCGGTGCTGGCGGGCGGCAATACGCCCGACAACCGCCTGTGGCAGTCCGAACTGGTAGCCGACGCGCTGCCGGCCGGTCTGGTGCCGAACTTCCGCAGCGACTGGTACCCGCTGCCGTCGCAGCTGTCACGCGGCGAGTGGCGCGGTTCGCCGAACGTCACGCCCACCTTCGCGTCGGAAAGCTTCATCGACGAGATCGCCAACCTGCTGAAGGTGAACCCGCTCGATTTCCGCCTCGGCATGCTGGGCGAAGGGCGCCAGCTGCCCTACAGCGGTCGCGGCGGCCCCATCGACACGGCCCGCCTGGCCAACGTGCTGAAACTGGCCGCCGAGAAAATCGACTGGAGCCGCTGGCTGCGCAGCGAGAACGGCCTGGGCATCGCCTGTTCGTATGTTTTCGGTGCCTACGTGGCCCATGCCATCGAAGTGGCCCCGTCGGGCGAAGGCATCGACATCCACCGTGCCGTCTGCGTGGCCGACGTCGGGCGCGTGATCAATCCGCTGGGCCTCGAGGCCCAGCTGCAGGGTGCCACCATGGACGCGCTGTCCACCGCGCTCAACCTGGCCATCACGGTGAAGGATGGCCGGGTGCAGCAGACGGGCTTCCGCGACTACCCCTTGGCGGCCACGCAACCCCTCCCCTATGAGGTGGAAACCGTGATCGTGCCGTCCATGGCCGAGCCCACCGGGGCCAGCGTGATCGGTGTACCCTCGGCGGCACCCGCGCTGGCCAACGCCGTGTTCCGCGCCACCGCGGTACGCATCAGACGCCTGCCGCTGCTGCGCGAGCTGTCCCGCCTGCGCTGA
- a CDS encoding (2Fe-2S)-binding protein, giving the protein MAQQGPTSPVPVPTPQDAAQPAPTPVREGIDLIVNDKRYRHTGDKTMPLLWYLRDVLRLTGAKYGCDQGDCGFCTVIVDGRAVAACHTPMAKLSGKRVTTVEGLSGKDGKLHPVQQAWIDEDAIMCGFCQPGQIMAAVDLLSRQKNPSDDDIDKIGNLCRCGSYGRIRKAIKRAAGTMKDGKA; this is encoded by the coding sequence ATGGCACAGCAAGGTCCGACGTCGCCCGTACCCGTTCCCACCCCGCAGGATGCCGCGCAACCGGCGCCCACGCCCGTACGCGAAGGCATCGACCTCATCGTCAACGACAAGCGCTACAGGCACACCGGCGACAAGACCATGCCGCTGCTGTGGTACCTGCGCGACGTACTTCGCCTCACCGGCGCCAAGTACGGCTGCGACCAGGGCGATTGCGGCTTCTGCACGGTAATCGTCGACGGTCGCGCCGTCGCGGCCTGCCACACCCCGATGGCCAAGCTGTCCGGCAAGCGCGTCACCACGGTCGAAGGCCTGTCCGGCAAGGACGGCAAGCTGCATCCCGTGCAGCAGGCCTGGATCGACGAGGACGCGATCATGTGCGGCTTCTGCCAGCCGGGCCAGATCATGGCGGCGGTGGATCTGCTCTCCCGGCAGAAGAACCCCTCCGACGACGACATCGACAAGATCGGCAATCTTTGCCGCTGCGGCAGCTACGGCCGCATACGCAAGGCGATCAAGCGCGCGGCCGGCACGATGAAGGACGGCAAGGCATGA